The DNA region TGAACTAGAAACTCAACTCGAAGTTGCAATACAGTTAGGGTTTAGCCAAAGAAACGAAGTGCCGATTGATCAGCTGACTAAAATTCGTAAAATGTTGATCAACCTAATCAATTCGCTCAAAAAGAAACTCTAACCACACCCCGCCACCCGTCACCCTCAACCCGTCACCCGTCACCCGTCACCCGTCACCCCGTCACCCGTCACCCGTCACCCTCAACCCGCCCCCCTATGCCCGATCTTTCCGTCATCGGCCTCGGCTACGTAGGCCTCCCATTAGCCGTAGAGTTTGCTAAACATTATCCCGTGGTCGGCTTCGACATCAACCCCCGCCGCATCGCCGACCTCCGCCGCGGCACCGACCCCACCCTCGAGGTGGAAGACCACGAACTGCAACAGGTGCTCCAGCAAGCACCTGCCCCCGGTGTGCCCGGACTCTTCGTCACCAACGACAAAGCACACATCCGCCACTGCACCATCCACATCGTGGCCGTGCCCACCCCCACCGACAAACACAACCGCCCCGACCTCACCCCACTCATCAAAGCCTCCGAAACCGTGGGCAGCATCCTCAAAAATGGCGACATCGTCATCTACGAAAGTACCGTCTATCCCGGCGCCACCGAAGAAGACTGCGTCCCCGTCCTTGAGCGGGTCTCGGGCATGACCTTCAACCGCGACTTCTTCGTCGGCTATAGCCCCGAGCGCATCAACCCCGGCGACAAGGTGCACCGCCTTACCACCATCAAAAAGGTAACCAGCGGCAGCACCCCCGAGGTAGGCCGCTTCGTTGACGACCTGTACAAAACCATCGTAACCGCCGGCACTCACCTGGCCCCTAGTATCAGGGTGGCTGAAGCCGCCAAGGTGATCGAAAACGCCCAGCGCGACATCAACATCGCCTTCGTCAACGAGCTGAGCAAGATCTTCAACCGCATGGGCATCGACACCCTCGAGGTGCTCGAGGCAGCCGGCACCAAGTGGAACTTCCTGCCCTTCAGGCCCGGACTGGTCGGAGGCCACTGCATCGGCGTCGATCCCTACTACCTGGCCCAGAAGGCACAGGAAGTAGGCTACCACCCCGAGATCATCCTTGCCGGACGCCGTCTCAACGACGGCATGGGTGCATACGTCGCCGGCGAGGTGGTCAAGCTCATGCTCCGCCGTGGCCAGACCGTACGTGGCGCCCGAGCCCTCATCCTGGGCATCACCTTCAAGGAAAACTGCCCCGACATCCGCAACACCCGCGTGGTGGACATCTACCACGAACTGCGCTCCTACGGCCTTGTGGTGGACATCTTCGACCCCTGGGCCAATCCCGAAGAAGTAAAACACGAATACGGCATCGACATCCTGACCCAATACCCCGAAAACAACGGCTATGAAGCCCTGGTTATGGCTGTGGCACATCAGGAATTCCTTCACATCGACCTCACCGCCCATAAGGCAGCAGGAGCAGTCATCTTCGATGTAAAAAGCATCCTGCCCAAGGAGATGGTGGATGGAAGGCTTTGATAAATTAAATTTGATATACCTCTAACTTCAGATTTCAGCGATAATCAGCCAAGTCAGCATCATTAGCGTTCCATTTAAAAAAGGTCTGAAAGTCAAAAATGAAAATCCAACCCAATAGCACCCTCCTCATTACCGGCGGCACCGGCTCGTTTGGCAATGCCGTACTTCATCGGTTTATCAACGACCAACGCTTCCGTGAAATCCGCATTTTCTCGCGCGACGAAAAGAAGCAGGACGACATGCGTAAACGCCTCAACAATCCAAAGATTAAATTCTACATC from Bacteroidota bacterium includes:
- a CDS encoding nucleotide sugar dehydrogenase, translated to MPDLSVIGLGYVGLPLAVEFAKHYPVVGFDINPRRIADLRRGTDPTLEVEDHELQQVLQQAPAPGVPGLFVTNDKAHIRHCTIHIVAVPTPTDKHNRPDLTPLIKASETVGSILKNGDIVIYESTVYPGATEEDCVPVLERVSGMTFNRDFFVGYSPERINPGDKVHRLTTIKKVTSGSTPEVGRFVDDLYKTIVTAGTHLAPSIRVAEAAKVIENAQRDINIAFVNELSKIFNRMGIDTLEVLEAAGTKWNFLPFRPGLVGGHCIGVDPYYLAQKAQEVGYHPEIILAGRRLNDGMGAYVAGEVVKLMLRRGQTVRGARALILGITFKENCPDIRNTRVVDIYHELRSYGLVVDIFDPWANPEEVKHEYGIDILTQYPENNGYEALVMAVAHQEFLHIDLTAHKAAGAVIFDVKSILPKEMVDGRL